One Amycolatopsis sp. NBC_00355 genomic window carries:
- a CDS encoding helix-turn-helix transcriptional regulator, whose amino-acid sequence MTVRQVGAELRRLRKSAGQTQADVARIVRVSRANLTQWETGRYLPSAENARLLDDHFGAANALAEMVEAARSPASSTGAALSTGGSLLDVFRRAGHGLAEHLIRDENGKAVGWRHNLQQHGEQTTLATAYGISAMVVVGEPYIDLHTVVDNLYAKRSAYGWQGRSKGKRPEVTSAVVDALFQASTVLSAEEGLAHLESSLDDYSRTRPFLLATALRTSVRVGPGAALTRRLADELLAARLDFHGVPLWGEKNEPGLVAPEPSTAHTARAVVALRDLLRTGEDRTDVREAVEVGTQWLIERTHADDGIMEDLALPQPGSREDVRVNIKHFTSAWVIQALAEAPQVPRGRLSRALSSLWERYEAGLGLWAWGSGDLPIWMTLDAVTALRAAALAFAAPPFLPPPAAE is encoded by the coding sequence GTGACGGTCAGGCAGGTAGGCGCCGAGTTACGGCGGTTGCGAAAGTCCGCCGGGCAGACGCAGGCGGACGTGGCTCGGATCGTGCGGGTCAGCCGCGCGAACCTGACACAGTGGGAGACCGGGCGCTACCTACCGTCGGCCGAGAACGCCCGGCTGCTCGATGATCACTTCGGGGCTGCGAACGCGCTGGCTGAGATGGTGGAGGCGGCTCGCTCTCCCGCCTCCTCGACCGGTGCTGCGCTGTCGACGGGCGGCTCCCTGCTCGACGTTTTCCGGCGGGCGGGCCACGGCCTCGCCGAACACCTGATCCGCGACGAGAACGGCAAGGCGGTCGGCTGGCGGCACAACCTCCAGCAGCACGGTGAGCAAACCACGCTCGCCACCGCCTACGGGATCAGTGCCATGGTCGTGGTAGGTGAGCCCTACATCGACTTACATACGGTCGTGGACAACCTCTACGCCAAGCGTTCCGCCTACGGCTGGCAAGGCCGGTCGAAGGGAAAACGGCCGGAAGTCACCTCGGCGGTCGTGGACGCGCTGTTCCAGGCCAGCACCGTCCTTTCGGCCGAGGAGGGGCTGGCCCACCTCGAAAGCTCGCTTGACGACTACAGCCGGACCCGGCCCTTCCTGCTGGCCACAGCGCTGCGTACCTCGGTGCGGGTCGGTCCCGGCGCCGCGCTGACCCGACGGCTTGCGGACGAACTCCTCGCCGCCCGTCTCGATTTCCACGGTGTCCCGCTGTGGGGTGAGAAGAACGAACCGGGCTTGGTGGCGCCGGAACCGTCCACGGCGCACACGGCGCGAGCCGTCGTGGCACTGAGGGACCTCCTGCGCACCGGAGAAGATCGCACCGACGTCCGAGAAGCTGTTGAGGTGGGCACGCAATGGCTCATTGAGCGCACCCACGCGGACGACGGAATCATGGAAGACCTCGCGCTGCCACAGCCAGGCAGCCGCGAGGACGTACGGGTCAACATCAAGCACTTCACCTCCGCATGGGTCATCCAGGCCCTGGCCGAGGCACCTCAGGTACCCAGGGGTCGGCTGAGCCGCGCGCTCAGTTCTCTGTGGGAACGATATGAAGCCGGTCTCGGCCTGTGGGCCTGGGGCAGTGGCGATCTCCCCATCTGGATGACCCTCGATGCCGTCACTGCCTTGCGCGCGGCTGCGCTGGCTTTCGCGGCACCTCCGTTTCTTCCGCCCCCAGCTGCAGAATAG